From a region of the Arachis ipaensis cultivar K30076 chromosome B09, Araip1.1, whole genome shotgun sequence genome:
- the LOC107618459 gene encoding autophagy-related protein 18h isoform X3, producing the protein MKKSHGKDKNSKSVASSFKFISSCIKTASSGVRSAGASVAASISGDEDNLKDQILWACFDKLEPCPSSFRHVLLVGYTNGFQVLDVEDASDIRELVSKRDYPVSFLQMKPVPAKLEVSEGLGAAHPLLLVVTCDKLKTPGTVQNVRDGHIEAQAENIASSARTLQFYSLRSHTYVHVLRFRSTICMVRCSPKIVAVGLATQIYCLDALTLENKFSVLTYPVPQLGGQGMVGVNIGYGPMAVGPRWFAYATNHPLVPNAGRLSPQSLTPPSVSPSTSPSSGNLVARYAMEASKHLTAGLINLSDRGYKTLSKYYEDLIPDGSNSPVSPNSSWKSSRFTSNSTETDTAGLVVVKDFVSTDVVAQFRAHTSPISALCFDPSGTLLVTASIHGNNINVFRIMPSYPRNGSGSQSSDWRCSHVHLYKLHRGMTSAVIQDICFSHYSQWVAIISSKGTCHIFVLAPFGGETVLKIHNQEPEGPVILPVLSLPWWFTPHFTVNQQQLCLAPPTSVVLSIVSRIKNNHAGWLNTVSNAASSAAGKELVPSGAVSAIFHNSIPFASSDSYPKIHSLEHLLVYTQSGHLIQYKLLPSSVAEPGETAARTATVPSVHIQEEDLRVNVEPIQWWDVCRRYDWPEKEVSILGNTLGGLEAEGLILESSDYEDNGVRNNSSIKLAEQCHFSNAEVQLSSGRIPVWQKSEVSFFVISPLDAGEPKLAELTTNGEIQIENVFVNELEIRQKDLLPVFNYFDRIQSTWVDSI; encoded by the exons ATGAAGAAGAGCCATGGAAAGGACAAGAACAGCAAAAGCGTTGCTTCTTCCTTCAAGTTCATATCCTCTTGCATTAAGACCGCTTCCTCCGGCGTCCGCTCCGCCGGCGCCTCTGTCGCCGCCTCAATCTCCGGCGACGAGGACAACCTCAAGGACCAG ATCCTTTGGGCATGCTTTGACAAGCTGGAACCATGTCCATCATCTTTCAGACATGTTCTCTTAGTCGGATATACAAATGGCTTCCAAGTTCTTGACGTGGAAGATGCCTCTGACATCAGGGAACTTGTCTCAAAGCGTGATTATCCAGTATCATTCTTACAGATGAAGCCTGTCCCTGCAAAATTGGAGGTTTCTGAAGGACTTGGAGCAGCACACCCTCTGCTGTTGGTCGTTACATGTGATAAGTTAAAGACCCCTGGTACAGTGCAAAATGTCAGAGATGGCCACATTGAAGCTCAAGCTGAAAATATAGCAAGCTCAGCTAGAACTCTTCAATTTTACTCATTAAGGTCCCACACCTATGTCCATGTTCTTAGATTTCGTTCGACTATCTGCATGGTTAGGTGCAGCCCTAAAATAGTGGCTGTGGGTCTTGCTACTCAA ATATACTGTTTAGATGCTCTTACTCTTGAGAATAAATTCAGTGTCCTCACCTACCCAGTACCCCAGTTAGGAGGCCAAGGAATGGTTGGGGTTAATATTGGCTATGGTCCAATGGCTGTAGGACCCCGCTGGTTTGCTTATGCTACCAACCACCCATTGGTACCAAATGCAGGTCGCCTAAGCCCTCAGAGTCTTACTCCACCATCTGTCAGCCCATCAACATCACCCAGTAGTGGAAACCTAGTTGCCCGATATGCCATGGAAGCTAGCAAGCACTTAACTGCTGGGCTCATCAATCTTAGTGATAGAGGGTATAAAACATTATCCAAATACTATGAAGATCTTATACCTGATGGATCAAATTCTCCTGTTTCACCAAATTCAAGCTGGAAAAGTAGTCGGTTTACATCAAATTCTACAGAAACAGATACTGCAGGGTTG GTTGTTGTCAAAGACTTTGTTTCTACAGATGTTGTGGCACAATTTAGAGCTCATACTAGTCCAATATCTGCCTTATGTTTTGACCCAAGTGGGACACTTCTAGTTACTGCCTCGATTCATGGCAACAACATTAATGTGTTTAGGATTATGCCATCCTACCCAAGGAATGGATCAGGATCTCAAAGCAGTGACTGGAGGTGTTCACATGTGCACTTATACAAGCTACACCGAGGCATGACATCAGCT GTTATACAAGATATTTGTTTTAGCCATTACAGCCAGTGGGTTGCCATTATTTCCTCCAAGGGAACCTGTCATATTTTTGTTCTTGCTCCATTTGGTGGTGAGACAGTTCTGAAGATACATAATCAGGAACCAGAAGGACCTGTTATTTTGCCAGTTTTATCTCTTCCATGGTGGTTCACTCCGCATTTCACAGTAAACCAGCAACAGCTTTGCCTGGCACCCCCAACTTCTGTTGTTCTCTCTATAGTTagcagaataaaaaataatcatgcTGGATGGCTCAATACAGTTAGTAATGCTGCATCATCTGCTGCAGGGAAAGAATTGGTTCCATCTGGTGCTGTTTCTGCTATCTTTCATAATTCTATACCTTTTGCTTCAAGTGATTCATACCCAAAAATTCATTCTCTGGAGCACTTATTGGTTTATACCCAGTCTGGTCACTTAATTCAATATAAACTACTACCATCCTCCGTGGCTGAGCCAGGTGAAACTGCTGCAAGAACAGCTACAGTTCCTTCAGTGCATATACAAGAAGAGGATTTGCGAGTAAACGTTGAACCTATTCAATGGTGGGATGTTTGCAGGAGATATGATTGGCCTGAAAAAGAGGTTTCTATACTGGGGAATACACTTGGTGGACTGGAAGCTGAAGGATTAATCTTGGAGAGTTCAGATTATGAGGATAACGGTGTCAGGAACAATAGTTCGATAAAACTAGCTGAGCAATGTCACTTCTCAAATGCAGAGGTACAGTTAAGCTCGGGGAGGATACCAGTTTGGCAGAAATCTGAG GTGTCATTCTTTGTCATAAGTCCTTTGGATGCTGGAGAGCCAAAGTTAGCTGAACTTACTACCAACGGAGAGATTCAAATAGAGAATGTTTTTGTTAATGAGCTTGAAATAAGACAGAAGGATTTATTGCCTGTATTCAACTATTTCGATAGAATTCAGTCTACTTGGGTTGACAG TATATGA
- the LOC107618459 gene encoding autophagy-related protein 18h isoform X1, producing the protein MKKSHGKDKNSKSVASSFKFISSCIKTASSGVRSAGASVAASISGDEDNLKDQILWACFDKLEPCPSSFRHVLLVGYTNGFQVLDVEDASDIRELVSKRDYPVSFLQMKPVPAKLEVSEGLGAAHPLLLVVTCDKLKTPGTVQNVRDGHIEAQAENIASSARTLQFYSLRSHTYVHVLRFRSTICMVRCSPKIVAVGLATQIYCLDALTLENKFSVLTYPVPQLGGQGMVGVNIGYGPMAVGPRWFAYATNHPLVPNAGRLSPQSLTPPSVSPSTSPSSGNLVARYAMEASKHLTAGLINLSDRGYKTLSKYYEDLIPDGSNSPVSPNSSWKSSRFTSNSTETDTAGLVVVKDFVSTDVVAQFRAHTSPISALCFDPSGTLLVTASIHGNNINVFRIMPSYPRNGSGSQSSDWRCSHVHLYKLHRGMTSAVIQDICFSHYSQWVAIISSKGTCHIFVLAPFGGETVLKIHNQEPEGPVILPVLSLPWWFTPHFTVNQQQLCLAPPTSVVLSIVSRIKNNHAGWLNTVSNAASSAAGKELVPSGAVSAIFHNSIPFASSDSYPKIHSLEHLLVYTQSGHLIQYKLLPSSVAEPGETAARTATVPSVHIQEEDLRVNVEPIQWWDVCRRYDWPEKEVSILGNTLGGLEAEGLILESSDYEDNGVRNNSSIKLAEQCHFSNAEVQLSSGRIPVWQKSEVSFFVISPLDAGEPKLAELTTNGEIQIENVFVNELEIRQKDLLPVFNYFDRIQSTWVDRGIMGNCSSSSSDLHVAEENLSEDTAGSHSKSAVSGLAEKANDAYFSSSIDLSSNEIHCKNREGLALASQLRSMETFKNHSDSAATTHFADNTTTAFESSKHGKATGSFDSSGCDLNRNVILEEPICHSLDFEKFFHEGYCKASVDCKESAEVATDVDCSCPCHREKCDDDGDNDDMLGDVFDFSEEG; encoded by the exons ATGAAGAAGAGCCATGGAAAGGACAAGAACAGCAAAAGCGTTGCTTCTTCCTTCAAGTTCATATCCTCTTGCATTAAGACCGCTTCCTCCGGCGTCCGCTCCGCCGGCGCCTCTGTCGCCGCCTCAATCTCCGGCGACGAGGACAACCTCAAGGACCAG ATCCTTTGGGCATGCTTTGACAAGCTGGAACCATGTCCATCATCTTTCAGACATGTTCTCTTAGTCGGATATACAAATGGCTTCCAAGTTCTTGACGTGGAAGATGCCTCTGACATCAGGGAACTTGTCTCAAAGCGTGATTATCCAGTATCATTCTTACAGATGAAGCCTGTCCCTGCAAAATTGGAGGTTTCTGAAGGACTTGGAGCAGCACACCCTCTGCTGTTGGTCGTTACATGTGATAAGTTAAAGACCCCTGGTACAGTGCAAAATGTCAGAGATGGCCACATTGAAGCTCAAGCTGAAAATATAGCAAGCTCAGCTAGAACTCTTCAATTTTACTCATTAAGGTCCCACACCTATGTCCATGTTCTTAGATTTCGTTCGACTATCTGCATGGTTAGGTGCAGCCCTAAAATAGTGGCTGTGGGTCTTGCTACTCAA ATATACTGTTTAGATGCTCTTACTCTTGAGAATAAATTCAGTGTCCTCACCTACCCAGTACCCCAGTTAGGAGGCCAAGGAATGGTTGGGGTTAATATTGGCTATGGTCCAATGGCTGTAGGACCCCGCTGGTTTGCTTATGCTACCAACCACCCATTGGTACCAAATGCAGGTCGCCTAAGCCCTCAGAGTCTTACTCCACCATCTGTCAGCCCATCAACATCACCCAGTAGTGGAAACCTAGTTGCCCGATATGCCATGGAAGCTAGCAAGCACTTAACTGCTGGGCTCATCAATCTTAGTGATAGAGGGTATAAAACATTATCCAAATACTATGAAGATCTTATACCTGATGGATCAAATTCTCCTGTTTCACCAAATTCAAGCTGGAAAAGTAGTCGGTTTACATCAAATTCTACAGAAACAGATACTGCAGGGTTG GTTGTTGTCAAAGACTTTGTTTCTACAGATGTTGTGGCACAATTTAGAGCTCATACTAGTCCAATATCTGCCTTATGTTTTGACCCAAGTGGGACACTTCTAGTTACTGCCTCGATTCATGGCAACAACATTAATGTGTTTAGGATTATGCCATCCTACCCAAGGAATGGATCAGGATCTCAAAGCAGTGACTGGAGGTGTTCACATGTGCACTTATACAAGCTACACCGAGGCATGACATCAGCT GTTATACAAGATATTTGTTTTAGCCATTACAGCCAGTGGGTTGCCATTATTTCCTCCAAGGGAACCTGTCATATTTTTGTTCTTGCTCCATTTGGTGGTGAGACAGTTCTGAAGATACATAATCAGGAACCAGAAGGACCTGTTATTTTGCCAGTTTTATCTCTTCCATGGTGGTTCACTCCGCATTTCACAGTAAACCAGCAACAGCTTTGCCTGGCACCCCCAACTTCTGTTGTTCTCTCTATAGTTagcagaataaaaaataatcatgcTGGATGGCTCAATACAGTTAGTAATGCTGCATCATCTGCTGCAGGGAAAGAATTGGTTCCATCTGGTGCTGTTTCTGCTATCTTTCATAATTCTATACCTTTTGCTTCAAGTGATTCATACCCAAAAATTCATTCTCTGGAGCACTTATTGGTTTATACCCAGTCTGGTCACTTAATTCAATATAAACTACTACCATCCTCCGTGGCTGAGCCAGGTGAAACTGCTGCAAGAACAGCTACAGTTCCTTCAGTGCATATACAAGAAGAGGATTTGCGAGTAAACGTTGAACCTATTCAATGGTGGGATGTTTGCAGGAGATATGATTGGCCTGAAAAAGAGGTTTCTATACTGGGGAATACACTTGGTGGACTGGAAGCTGAAGGATTAATCTTGGAGAGTTCAGATTATGAGGATAACGGTGTCAGGAACAATAGTTCGATAAAACTAGCTGAGCAATGTCACTTCTCAAATGCAGAGGTACAGTTAAGCTCGGGGAGGATACCAGTTTGGCAGAAATCTGAG GTGTCATTCTTTGTCATAAGTCCTTTGGATGCTGGAGAGCCAAAGTTAGCTGAACTTACTACCAACGGAGAGATTCAAATAGAGAATGTTTTTGTTAATGAGCTTGAAATAAGACAGAAGGATTTATTGCCTGTATTCAACTATTTCGATAGAATTCAGTCTACTTGGGTTGACAG AGGGATTATGGGTAACTGCTCTAGCTCTTCATCTGATTTGCATGTAGCTGAAGAGAATTTGTCCGAAGATACTGCAGGTTCTCATTCAAAGTCTGCAGTATCTGGCTTAGCCGAAAAGGCAAATGATG CATATTTTTCTTCATCGATTGACTTGTCTAGTAATGAGATTCATTGCAAGAACAGAGAGGGACTTGCATTGGCATCACAACTTCGAAGCATGGAAACTTTTAAGAATCATAGTGATTCAGCAGCTACCACACATTTTGCTGATAATACAACTACAGCGTTTGAATCATCAAAACATGGAAAAGCCACTGGCAGTTTCGATTCGAGTGGTTGTGATTTGAATAGGAATGTCATTCTTGAGGAACCAATATGTCATTCCCTAGACTTTGAGAAATTTTTTCATGAGGGCTATTGTAAAGCATCAGTTGACTGTAAAGAATCAGCGGAAGTTGCTACTGATGTGGATTGTAGCTGTCCCTGTCATAGGGAAAAatgtgatgatgatggtgataatGATGACATGCTTGGTGATGTATTTGACTTCTCTGAGGAAG GTTGA
- the LOC107618459 gene encoding autophagy-related protein 18h isoform X2, whose amino-acid sequence MLKLFDIILWACFDKLEPCPSSFRHVLLVGYTNGFQVLDVEDASDIRELVSKRDYPVSFLQMKPVPAKLEVSEGLGAAHPLLLVVTCDKLKTPGTVQNVRDGHIEAQAENIASSARTLQFYSLRSHTYVHVLRFRSTICMVRCSPKIVAVGLATQIYCLDALTLENKFSVLTYPVPQLGGQGMVGVNIGYGPMAVGPRWFAYATNHPLVPNAGRLSPQSLTPPSVSPSTSPSSGNLVARYAMEASKHLTAGLINLSDRGYKTLSKYYEDLIPDGSNSPVSPNSSWKSSRFTSNSTETDTAGLVVVKDFVSTDVVAQFRAHTSPISALCFDPSGTLLVTASIHGNNINVFRIMPSYPRNGSGSQSSDWRCSHVHLYKLHRGMTSAVIQDICFSHYSQWVAIISSKGTCHIFVLAPFGGETVLKIHNQEPEGPVILPVLSLPWWFTPHFTVNQQQLCLAPPTSVVLSIVSRIKNNHAGWLNTVSNAASSAAGKELVPSGAVSAIFHNSIPFASSDSYPKIHSLEHLLVYTQSGHLIQYKLLPSSVAEPGETAARTATVPSVHIQEEDLRVNVEPIQWWDVCRRYDWPEKEVSILGNTLGGLEAEGLILESSDYEDNGVRNNSSIKLAEQCHFSNAEVQLSSGRIPVWQKSEVSFFVISPLDAGEPKLAELTTNGEIQIENVFVNELEIRQKDLLPVFNYFDRIQSTWVDRGIMGNCSSSSSDLHVAEENLSEDTAGSHSKSAVSGLAEKANDAYFSSSIDLSSNEIHCKNREGLALASQLRSMETFKNHSDSAATTHFADNTTTAFESSKHGKATGSFDSSGCDLNRNVILEEPICHSLDFEKFFHEGYCKASVDCKESAEVATDVDCSCPCHREKCDDDGDNDDMLGDVFDFSEEG is encoded by the exons ATGCTGAAGTTGTTTGATATT ATCCTTTGGGCATGCTTTGACAAGCTGGAACCATGTCCATCATCTTTCAGACATGTTCTCTTAGTCGGATATACAAATGGCTTCCAAGTTCTTGACGTGGAAGATGCCTCTGACATCAGGGAACTTGTCTCAAAGCGTGATTATCCAGTATCATTCTTACAGATGAAGCCTGTCCCTGCAAAATTGGAGGTTTCTGAAGGACTTGGAGCAGCACACCCTCTGCTGTTGGTCGTTACATGTGATAAGTTAAAGACCCCTGGTACAGTGCAAAATGTCAGAGATGGCCACATTGAAGCTCAAGCTGAAAATATAGCAAGCTCAGCTAGAACTCTTCAATTTTACTCATTAAGGTCCCACACCTATGTCCATGTTCTTAGATTTCGTTCGACTATCTGCATGGTTAGGTGCAGCCCTAAAATAGTGGCTGTGGGTCTTGCTACTCAA ATATACTGTTTAGATGCTCTTACTCTTGAGAATAAATTCAGTGTCCTCACCTACCCAGTACCCCAGTTAGGAGGCCAAGGAATGGTTGGGGTTAATATTGGCTATGGTCCAATGGCTGTAGGACCCCGCTGGTTTGCTTATGCTACCAACCACCCATTGGTACCAAATGCAGGTCGCCTAAGCCCTCAGAGTCTTACTCCACCATCTGTCAGCCCATCAACATCACCCAGTAGTGGAAACCTAGTTGCCCGATATGCCATGGAAGCTAGCAAGCACTTAACTGCTGGGCTCATCAATCTTAGTGATAGAGGGTATAAAACATTATCCAAATACTATGAAGATCTTATACCTGATGGATCAAATTCTCCTGTTTCACCAAATTCAAGCTGGAAAAGTAGTCGGTTTACATCAAATTCTACAGAAACAGATACTGCAGGGTTG GTTGTTGTCAAAGACTTTGTTTCTACAGATGTTGTGGCACAATTTAGAGCTCATACTAGTCCAATATCTGCCTTATGTTTTGACCCAAGTGGGACACTTCTAGTTACTGCCTCGATTCATGGCAACAACATTAATGTGTTTAGGATTATGCCATCCTACCCAAGGAATGGATCAGGATCTCAAAGCAGTGACTGGAGGTGTTCACATGTGCACTTATACAAGCTACACCGAGGCATGACATCAGCT GTTATACAAGATATTTGTTTTAGCCATTACAGCCAGTGGGTTGCCATTATTTCCTCCAAGGGAACCTGTCATATTTTTGTTCTTGCTCCATTTGGTGGTGAGACAGTTCTGAAGATACATAATCAGGAACCAGAAGGACCTGTTATTTTGCCAGTTTTATCTCTTCCATGGTGGTTCACTCCGCATTTCACAGTAAACCAGCAACAGCTTTGCCTGGCACCCCCAACTTCTGTTGTTCTCTCTATAGTTagcagaataaaaaataatcatgcTGGATGGCTCAATACAGTTAGTAATGCTGCATCATCTGCTGCAGGGAAAGAATTGGTTCCATCTGGTGCTGTTTCTGCTATCTTTCATAATTCTATACCTTTTGCTTCAAGTGATTCATACCCAAAAATTCATTCTCTGGAGCACTTATTGGTTTATACCCAGTCTGGTCACTTAATTCAATATAAACTACTACCATCCTCCGTGGCTGAGCCAGGTGAAACTGCTGCAAGAACAGCTACAGTTCCTTCAGTGCATATACAAGAAGAGGATTTGCGAGTAAACGTTGAACCTATTCAATGGTGGGATGTTTGCAGGAGATATGATTGGCCTGAAAAAGAGGTTTCTATACTGGGGAATACACTTGGTGGACTGGAAGCTGAAGGATTAATCTTGGAGAGTTCAGATTATGAGGATAACGGTGTCAGGAACAATAGTTCGATAAAACTAGCTGAGCAATGTCACTTCTCAAATGCAGAGGTACAGTTAAGCTCGGGGAGGATACCAGTTTGGCAGAAATCTGAG GTGTCATTCTTTGTCATAAGTCCTTTGGATGCTGGAGAGCCAAAGTTAGCTGAACTTACTACCAACGGAGAGATTCAAATAGAGAATGTTTTTGTTAATGAGCTTGAAATAAGACAGAAGGATTTATTGCCTGTATTCAACTATTTCGATAGAATTCAGTCTACTTGGGTTGACAG AGGGATTATGGGTAACTGCTCTAGCTCTTCATCTGATTTGCATGTAGCTGAAGAGAATTTGTCCGAAGATACTGCAGGTTCTCATTCAAAGTCTGCAGTATCTGGCTTAGCCGAAAAGGCAAATGATG CATATTTTTCTTCATCGATTGACTTGTCTAGTAATGAGATTCATTGCAAGAACAGAGAGGGACTTGCATTGGCATCACAACTTCGAAGCATGGAAACTTTTAAGAATCATAGTGATTCAGCAGCTACCACACATTTTGCTGATAATACAACTACAGCGTTTGAATCATCAAAACATGGAAAAGCCACTGGCAGTTTCGATTCGAGTGGTTGTGATTTGAATAGGAATGTCATTCTTGAGGAACCAATATGTCATTCCCTAGACTTTGAGAAATTTTTTCATGAGGGCTATTGTAAAGCATCAGTTGACTGTAAAGAATCAGCGGAAGTTGCTACTGATGTGGATTGTAGCTGTCCCTGTCATAGGGAAAAatgtgatgatgatggtgataatGATGACATGCTTGGTGATGTATTTGACTTCTCTGAGGAAG GTTGA